A part of Limihaloglobus sulfuriphilus genomic DNA contains:
- a CDS encoding RluA family pseudouridine synthase, which translates to MAYETSIIMSDDGRFANSTELSELLEDFQGGEVIRLRVGTNIRHRRLDKYVNGRLVRFSRNLIQKMVKNGSIIVNDNEVKPSHQINPGDIVRITLPEPQLKEITPEDIPLDIIYEDDDMIVVNKQADLIIHPARGFKTGTLVNALVHYADSLSKGTYHYRPGIVHRLDRNTTGVVVVAKNDIAQYKLAEQFQERTTEKTYLAIVHGNPELDADRIRNRLGIHPSVREKIAVRPDIGKEAITIYHVVERFRGFALLEIKILTGRTHQIRVHMSHIKHPIVGDSAYGGKPLYNWQICDEEAAAQEPVMPRCALHAWRLCINHPKTGKRMQLEAPIPEDMLKTLELLREHRPLMKTAAVKKKF; encoded by the coding sequence ATGGCGTATGAAACCTCAATAATAATGTCAGACGACGGACGTTTCGCAAATTCAACAGAATTATCTGAACTGCTCGAAGATTTTCAGGGCGGCGAGGTAATTCGTCTGCGCGTAGGTACAAATATCCGCCACAGACGCCTTGATAAATATGTAAACGGCCGTCTGGTAAGGTTTTCCAGAAATCTGATCCAGAAGATGGTCAAAAACGGCTCAATTATCGTCAACGATAACGAAGTAAAACCATCACACCAGATAAATCCCGGCGATATAGTAAGGATTACACTCCCGGAGCCTCAGCTTAAGGAAATCACCCCCGAGGACATACCTCTGGATATTATCTACGAAGATGATGATATGATCGTGGTAAATAAGCAGGCGGACCTGATCATACACCCTGCCCGCGGTTTTAAGACCGGAACACTGGTCAACGCCCTGGTTCACTATGCCGACAGCCTCTCAAAAGGCACGTATCACTATCGCCCGGGAATAGTACACCGCCTTGACAGGAACACTACCGGCGTTGTTGTAGTGGCAAAAAATGACATCGCACAGTACAAACTCGCCGAACAGTTCCAGGAACGCACAACGGAAAAGACATATCTTGCCATTGTGCACGGCAATCCGGAGCTTGATGCCGACAGGATCCGCAACCGGCTTGGTATTCATCCCAGCGTTAGAGAAAAGATCGCCGTACGTCCCGATATTGGCAAGGAAGCGATAACCATTTACCATGTTGTTGAGCGTTTCAGGGGCTTTGCTCTGCTGGAGATCAAAATTCTAACCGGCAGGACGCATCAGATACGTGTTCATATGTCTCACATCAAGCACCCGATCGTCGGCGATAGCGCCTATGGCGGTAAACCCCTTTACAACTGGCAGATATGTGATGAAGAAGCGGCAGCGCAGGAGCCTGTAATGCCTCGGTGTGCACTTCATGCCTGGCGGCTTTGCATAAACCATCCAAAGACCGGCAAGCGTATGCAGCTTGAAGCGCCTATCCCCGAAGACATGCTCAAAACACTTGAGCTGCTCAGAGAGCACAGGCCTCTAATGAAAACCGCCGCCGTTAAAAAGAAATTTTAA
- a CDS encoding secondary thiamine-phosphate synthase enzyme YjbQ, with product MEVKEKIFNVQTTRRAEMIDITGQVGSIVRSAGVKTGEVLVFCPHTTAAITINENADPDVQHDMLLTLDEMFPQNRAGYRHSEGNSDAHIKSSLIGCSERIPVTDKHLMLGTWQGIYFCEFDGPRNRKVFVQVVDKDS from the coding sequence ATGGAAGTAAAAGAAAAGATTTTTAATGTTCAGACCACCCGCCGCGCTGAGATGATTGACATCACCGGCCAGGTTGGCTCTATTGTCCGCTCTGCCGGCGTAAAAACCGGTGAAGTACTGGTTTTCTGCCCGCATACAACCGCCGCGATAACAATAAACGAAAACGCTGATCCTGATGTACAGCACGATATGCTTTTGACACTTGATGAGATGTTTCCGCAAAACCGCGCCGGCTACCGCCACTCCGAGGGAAATTCTGATGCTCATATAAAAAGTTCGCTTATCGGCTGCAGCGAGCGGATTCCTGTAACCGATAAGCATCTGATGCTTGGCACGTGGCAGGGGATTTACTTTTGTGAATTTGACGGCCCAAGAAACCGAAAAGTTTTTGTTCAGGTGGTGGATAAAGACAGCTAA
- a CDS encoding sodium:solute symporter family protein — MFGLSLIDIIVILAYFSVTIAIGFWAMRRIQNQEDYFLGGRRFGKFIQIFAAFGQATSASTAISATTTTMANGASGIWSTLNYVFGTPVLWMIAPWYRRLRLLTMGDFFEDRYGSKTMGAVYAIVSSVGFMIMISLGVNAMSKTIMALTPKTLDELSVVEVQEYERSLELDRLSQADYRSLTPEQQTRLDKLRLENPRNVFSHVNKKTLIIIVCLVVLIYAVAGGLEAAFLTDTIQGVFIIILSIALIPFGWAKINSIYGGEGVMGALTTIHQHLPESYFEIFGSPKTIDFTWYYVAGLTLMVTINLGVQANQLVTTGSAKDEYTARLGFTVGIYMKRLCTILWGVFALSAALLYGSSVSDPDLVYGYAVLDLLGPLKMGLVGLMIACLMSALMSTADCLMITSSSLLTHNVYRLILPDHSEKMYVIAGRVLGAIVVIGGCWIAMFFESIFAQLKLTWEVTAVFAACFWMGMLWRKANRRAAWASIIVTGITFFVIPVFLPAIMPSLRTNVYLLTTTNPAPLERYYTAHKMDVEARNKEISDWQLLDETQKLATPQPEPLAAGEKFSKIYKLPQKSIFWTQGIKEDKYGIPKGYGMLNAGLVVLDKAGLNLSDKPYAFNETLRVLLRVIVPFGVLLLASLFTRKDDKNMLDRFYVKMKTPAMADREADVREMELSLQSPGRFNYKKMLPQSDWEFCKWDRVSIIGFSISVLVAVGIIYLFLFLVSLGG, encoded by the coding sequence ATGTTTGGACTCTCTCTGATTGACATTATTGTTATTTTAGCCTATTTTTCTGTAACCATAGCGATTGGCTTCTGGGCGATGCGGAGGATACAGAACCAGGAAGATTATTTTCTGGGCGGCAGACGGTTTGGAAAGTTCATCCAGATATTCGCCGCGTTCGGCCAGGCGACATCAGCTTCAACCGCTATAAGTGCTACAACTACTACTATGGCAAACGGCGCTTCGGGGATATGGAGTACGCTCAACTATGTGTTCGGCACTCCGGTTCTGTGGATGATTGCCCCGTGGTACAGAAGGCTGCGGCTCTTGACGATGGGCGACTTCTTTGAAGACCGATACGGTTCAAAAACAATGGGTGCTGTATATGCAATCGTCAGCTCTGTAGGGTTTATGATAATGATTTCGCTTGGAGTAAACGCTATGAGTAAAACCATCATGGCGCTTACGCCAAAAACCCTTGATGAGTTATCGGTTGTCGAGGTTCAGGAGTACGAGAGGTCTTTGGAGCTCGACAGGCTCAGCCAGGCTGATTACCGAAGTTTGACACCTGAACAGCAAACCAGGCTCGACAAGCTGCGGCTCGAGAATCCAAGAAATGTTTTTTCACACGTAAACAAGAAGACACTGATTATAATTGTCTGTCTTGTAGTGCTGATATATGCCGTGGCAGGGGGTCTGGAAGCCGCTTTTTTAACGGACACCATACAGGGTGTCTTTATAATTATTCTCTCAATAGCATTGATACCTTTTGGCTGGGCGAAGATAAATTCCATCTACGGCGGAGAGGGTGTAATGGGTGCGTTGACTACAATACATCAGCATTTGCCCGAATCCTATTTTGAGATTTTCGGCTCTCCCAAGACCATTGACTTTACATGGTACTATGTGGCCGGATTGACATTGATGGTTACCATAAATCTCGGTGTCCAGGCAAACCAGCTTGTTACTACCGGCTCTGCCAAGGACGAATATACAGCCCGTCTGGGTTTTACCGTAGGTATATATATGAAACGTCTCTGCACGATACTCTGGGGGGTGTTTGCCCTCTCCGCGGCACTGCTTTACGGAAGCTCCGTAAGTGACCCCGATCTGGTGTACGGCTATGCTGTGCTGGATCTTCTGGGGCCATTGAAGATGGGGCTTGTCGGGCTGATGATAGCATGTCTGATGTCTGCGCTTATGAGTACCGCTGATTGTCTAATGATTACAAGTTCTTCACTGTTGACACACAATGTTTATAGATTGATTCTGCCTGACCACAGCGAGAAAATGTATGTTATAGCCGGCAGGGTGCTCGGAGCGATTGTGGTGATAGGCGGCTGCTGGATTGCGATGTTCTTTGAAAGTATTTTCGCTCAGTTGAAACTTACCTGGGAAGTAACCGCTGTTTTCGCGGCGTGTTTCTGGATGGGGATGCTCTGGCGAAAGGCCAACAGAAGGGCAGCCTGGGCATCTATCATTGTTACCGGAATAACGTTTTTTGTGATTCCGGTGTTCCTGCCTGCAATCATGCCTTCGCTGAGAACCAATGTTTACCTGCTGACCACTACAAATCCCGCTCCCCTGGAAAGGTACTACACTGCTCACAAGATGGACGTTGAGGCAAGAAACAAGGAAATCAGTGACTGGCAGCTGCTTGATGAAACCCAAAAATTGGCAACACCTCAGCCTGAGCCGCTGGCAGCCGGCGAGAAATTTTCTAAAATTTATAAACTTCCCCAGAAATCTATATTCTGGACACAGGGTATCAAAGAAGATAAATACGGCATCCCAAAGGGCTACGGTATGCTTAATGCCGGGCTGGTCGTTCTGGACAAGGCAGGGTTAAATTTATCTGATAAGCCTTATGCGTTTAACGAAACCCTGAGGGTGCTGCTGCGGGTTATAGTCCCCTTTGGTGTTCTGTTGCTGGCGTCTTTATTTACACGCAAAGACGATAAGAACATGCTTGACAGGTTTTATGTTAAGATGAAAACTCCGGCTATGGCCGACAGAGAAGCAGATGTCCGTGAAATGGAACTATCGCTTCAGAGCCCCGGCAGGTTTAATTACAAGAAAATGCTGCCGCAAAGTGACTGGGAATTTTGCAAATGGGACAGGGTTTCAATTATAGGCTTTAGCATATCTGTACTGGTCGCGGTGGGAATTATCTACCTGTTCCTGTTTTTGGTATCGCTTGGCGGCTAA
- the rsfS gene encoding ribosome silencing factor, producing MIQDKEKRKQQAKEAALIAAKIAIDRNCKDVVVMDLLDRSPATDFFVIATGTSARQTRTVAEEIIRDLRGLKFRPFGKAGYEDGNWILVDFVTVVVHLFNDEYREYYDLEMLWGDAEKLDLEGITGNEADN from the coding sequence TTGATACAAGACAAAGAAAAACGCAAACAGCAGGCCAAAGAAGCCGCTCTGATTGCCGCCAAAATTGCAATCGACCGTAACTGTAAAGATGTTGTTGTAATGGACTTACTTGACCGCAGTCCCGCGACGGACTTTTTTGTTATTGCCACCGGCACCAGCGCAAGACAGACCCGCACCGTCGCCGAGGAAATAATCCGTGACCTGCGGGGGCTCAAGTTCCGCCCGTTCGGCAAGGCCGGTTACGAGGATGGGAACTGGATTCTCGTTGATTTTGTGACCGTGGTTGTGCATCTGTTCAATGATGAGTACCGTGAGTACTACGACCTTGAAATGCTCTGGGGCGATGCGGAGAAACTCGACCTGGAAGGGATAACGGGCAATGAAGCCGACAATTAA
- a CDS encoding glycoside hydrolase family 3 protein, whose protein sequence is MRRKMSIDCTKWVDQLLGRMTIEQKIGQMLVFGFCGPVITPDIAELIRKYHIGGLRISQKFRMMTVANDIKPGTEPDENTRRSLQYPRGLNRDYAYIDSPTSCTAREYAQSLNRLRDFALERPLGVGIHLVIDQEGNACDDLLSSQRLFPAAMGYPGAGDTDLAYRSGLCIARQARAIGANMIHSPVLDVNTNPLNPEIGARSFSALTDEVILYGRALMQGLKDGGLFTTGKHFPGRGESVSDAHWGLPTVGISREDLYHEHIRPYKKLIEAGLDAVMLAHCCYPCLGVVDRPACVSDTIINDILRGELGFEGIITTDNMMMGGILQKYEMSEAVVEAVAAGCDIILCRDESPLRYKIIDSLINAVRNGRIKEKRVDESVERVLKMRWQMGLAQNGGKVDPDVADVPFNDAFVKKTAAEAAEKTVMLKDESSLIPLDPASNVLLIEQIFPTHSFAANMYSHPGLLWEEMCRHSDKVFSVEIPYYPGEADFDRIRRRISEADTIVMTNYYYHKGVSSITEAVRKVMDMGKDVIVVTNTPYEFGLAADFPVGIVCFNPGSREQLRAVAEVLYGKLKPNAKLGFEVTSSELVNKEAVIR, encoded by the coding sequence ATGAGGCGAAAGATGTCAATTGACTGCACGAAATGGGTGGATCAGCTGCTCGGCAGAATGACTATTGAACAAAAAATAGGGCAGATGCTGGTGTTCGGCTTCTGCGGGCCGGTCATAACTCCCGATATTGCCGAGCTGATACGGAAATATCATATAGGCGGTCTGCGGATAAGTCAGAAATTTCGCATGATGACCGTGGCTAACGATATCAAGCCCGGCACAGAACCCGATGAGAATACCAGGCGATCCCTGCAATACCCCCGCGGGCTGAACCGCGATTACGCTTATATCGATTCGCCTACATCATGTACTGCACGTGAGTACGCCCAGAGCCTCAACCGTCTCAGAGACTTCGCCCTCGAGCGGCCCCTTGGAGTCGGTATCCATCTCGTTATCGATCAGGAGGGCAACGCCTGTGATGATCTTTTGTCCTCGCAGAGACTCTTTCCCGCGGCTATGGGATACCCCGGCGCCGGCGATACTGACCTGGCATACCGCAGCGGATTGTGTATAGCCAGACAGGCCAGGGCTATCGGCGCAAATATGATCCACTCGCCTGTGCTTGACGTGAATACAAACCCTCTTAATCCCGAGATAGGAGCCAGGTCTTTCAGTGCCCTGACCGATGAAGTTATCCTGTATGGCCGCGCACTGATGCAGGGGTTGAAAGACGGGGGGCTTTTCACCACCGGCAAGCATTTTCCAGGCAGGGGCGAGTCCGTTTCAGATGCTCATTGGGGTTTGCCCACAGTCGGCATTTCCAGGGAAGATTTGTATCATGAACATATTCGTCCCTACAAAAAACTGATCGAAGCCGGTCTTGACGCGGTTATGCTTGCCCATTGCTGCTATCCCTGTTTAGGGGTGGTTGACAGGCCGGCATGTGTTTCTGATACGATTATAAATGATATACTAAGGGGTGAGCTCGGTTTTGAGGGTATTATCACTACAGATAACATGATGATGGGCGGGATTCTGCAAAAGTACGAGATGAGCGAGGCTGTCGTAGAGGCTGTGGCGGCGGGCTGTGATATAATTCTCTGCCGCGACGAGAGCCCTCTGCGTTACAAAATCATAGACTCATTGATCAACGCCGTGCGAAACGGAAGGATAAAAGAAAAGAGGGTTGATGAGTCTGTAGAGCGGGTACTTAAGATGAGATGGCAGATGGGGCTTGCCCAAAACGGCGGCAAGGTTGACCCTGATGTTGCAGATGTTCCGTTTAACGATGCATTTGTAAAGAAAACGGCAGCAGAGGCGGCAGAGAAAACCGTCATGCTAAAAGATGAATCGTCTCTGATTCCGCTTGATCCAGCCAGTAATGTTCTTCTGATTGAGCAGATATTCCCTACACACTCTTTCGCGGCTAATATGTACAGTCACCCGGGCCTGCTCTGGGAAGAGATGTGCAGGCACAGCGATAAGGTTTTCAGTGTCGAGATACCGTATTACCCCGGTGAGGCTGACTTTGACAGAATACGCCGGCGAATTTCAGAGGCTGATACAATTGTTATGACCAATTATTATTACCACAAAGGCGTTTCTTCGATCACTGAGGCAGTGCGAAAGGTTATGGATATGGGCAAAGATGTCATTGTGGTAACAAATACTCCATACGAGTTCGGTTTGGCGGCTGATTTTCCAGTTGGGATTGTATGTTTCAACCCCGGCTCCCGGGAACAGCTGCGTGCCGTTGCTGAAGTTCTTTACGGCAAACTCAAGCCGAACGCGAAATTAGGCTTTGAAGTCACATCATCAGAACTTGTAAACAAAGAAGCTGTTATTAGATGA
- a CDS encoding uroporphyrinogen decarboxylase family protein: MNSREIVTKTIDYDNPVRLARSFAPSDIVFTRHKVKTLDTQWRRKDGVWRKYDEWGNLWGRIDSTSKGEVVKGCISDLKEIESLELPDYSNSDDYKNVKTDRTAYEDFYLVGKLGGLTFSVARKMRRMDQYLMDLVTEPDLIHALHDRIDELIESMIINYADAGVDAVMFWEDWGTQQHLLISPQMWRAEFLPRFQRHCKTAHNKGIKIIMHSCGQIGAIVDELAAAGIDVFQFDQPRLHGFDRLAEYQDTRRVTIWSPVDIQDTLQSKKEELIRADAAEMVKKLFRGRGGFIAGFYEDEASIGLDSRWQEIAADQFIKSGC; the protein is encoded by the coding sequence ATGAACTCACGGGAAATTGTAACAAAAACGATTGATTATGACAACCCTGTAAGGCTTGCCCGTTCGTTTGCACCTTCGGATATAGTTTTCACACGCCATAAAGTAAAGACACTTGACACACAATGGCGGCGTAAAGACGGCGTTTGGCGCAAATACGATGAATGGGGCAATCTGTGGGGCAGAATCGACAGTACAAGCAAGGGCGAGGTTGTAAAGGGCTGCATCAGTGATTTAAAGGAAATAGAATCGCTTGAACTTCCCGATTATTCAAATTCCGATGACTATAAGAATGTGAAAACTGACCGCACTGCATACGAGGATTTTTATCTGGTCGGCAAACTTGGAGGTCTGACTTTCAGTGTTGCCCGCAAGATGCGGAGGATGGATCAGTATCTTATGGACCTTGTTACAGAGCCTGATCTAATCCACGCCCTGCATGACAGGATAGATGAGCTGATTGAATCTATGATAATAAATTACGCCGATGCGGGGGTTGATGCCGTTATGTTCTGGGAGGATTGGGGTACGCAGCAGCATCTTCTAATTTCGCCCCAAATGTGGCGGGCCGAGTTTCTGCCGCGATTTCAGCGGCATTGCAAGACTGCCCATAATAAAGGTATCAAAATTATAATGCATTCATGCGGACAGATAGGCGCGATTGTTGATGAGCTTGCCGCGGCAGGAATAGATGTTTTCCAGTTTGACCAGCCTCGTCTGCATGGTTTTGACAGGCTGGCTGAATATCAGGACACACGCAGGGTTACAATCTGGTCTCCGGTGGATATTCAGGATACGCTCCAGAGTAAAAAAGAAGAGCTTATCAGAGCCGATGCGGCTGAAATGGTCAAAAAACTCTTTAGAGGACGAGGCGGTTTTATCGCCGGTTTCTATGAAGATGAAGCGTCAATAGGCCTGGATTCAAGATGGCAGGAAATAGCCGCCGATCAATTTATTAAATCCGGTTGTTAG
- the argS gene encoding arginine--tRNA ligase codes for MKPTINILENRVSAALSRAAESEQPLEALLKPSTNPKFGDYQANGVMAAAKRAGQNPRELAAKVIEILDVSDICDEPEIAGPGFINFRLKKSYISSCLSQILNDRNGRLAVEPVENPQTVVVDYSGPNIAKEMHVGHLRSTILGDCICQILEFLGHKVLRQNHIGDWGTQFGMLCALLKRREKDSSGSNAEALGLSDLESFYKEAKKKFDSDPDFAAEARAAIAGLHSGDREWLGYWQEIVDESKKHYMQIYDMLSIGLKDSDARGESAYKDDLAAVVKELRDKGLAVESDGAVCVFPDGYKTKDSTPMPFIIQKSDGAFLYATTDLAAMKYRVSKLGAERIVYVTDARQKLHFEMLFDVAKSAGIAGEETELSHVTFGTMLGNDGKPFKTRSGDNVKLKDLLEEAVERAAKVVDEKNAGLEPQLKARIAAAVGIGAVKYSDYSNNRTTDYIFSFDKMLAMEGNTAPYMQYACARVKSIERKAAQKGFDTDKIIASIDKFHLEDDFELDLAKHLLTYSEAVSAASQDYRPNLLTGYLYELAQKFSGFYTNCPVLTASQESLASRLALCKLTEVTLEHGLKKILRIDVPEKM; via the coding sequence ATGAAGCCGACAATTAATATTCTGGAAAATCGCGTAAGTGCCGCTCTGAGCAGGGCAGCTGAGTCAGAGCAGCCCCTTGAGGCACTGCTAAAGCCTTCGACAAACCCTAAATTCGGGGATTACCAGGCAAACGGCGTTATGGCGGCGGCTAAACGTGCCGGACAGAACCCAAGAGAGCTGGCCGCAAAGGTCATTGAGATACTCGATGTTTCTGATATATGCGATGAGCCCGAGATAGCCGGTCCTGGCTTTATAAACTTTCGCCTTAAAAAAAGTTACATATCTTCGTGTCTGTCCCAAATTCTAAATGACAGAAACGGAAGGCTTGCGGTAGAGCCTGTTGAAAATCCTCAGACTGTGGTTGTTGACTACTCCGGCCCCAACATTGCCAAAGAAATGCACGTCGGGCATCTTCGCAGCACGATACTGGGCGACTGTATCTGTCAAATTTTGGAGTTTCTCGGTCATAAAGTCTTGCGGCAAAACCATATAGGCGACTGGGGTACCCAGTTTGGTATGCTTTGCGCTCTGCTCAAACGCCGTGAGAAGGATAGCTCCGGCAGCAATGCAGAGGCGTTGGGTCTTTCCGACCTGGAAAGTTTTTACAAAGAAGCCAAGAAAAAATTTGATTCAGACCCTGATTTTGCCGCCGAGGCACGTGCCGCGATTGCAGGCCTGCATTCAGGTGACAGGGAGTGGCTGGGCTACTGGCAGGAGATCGTCGATGAATCGAAGAAACACTATATGCAGATTTACGATATGCTCTCCATCGGTCTCAAAGACAGTGATGCACGCGGCGAAAGCGCATACAAAGACGACCTCGCGGCTGTCGTTAAAGAGCTAAGAGACAAGGGGCTGGCGGTTGAGTCCGATGGTGCTGTCTGCGTTTTTCCCGATGGCTATAAGACTAAAGATTCTACTCCGATGCCGTTTATTATACAGAAATCTGACGGTGCGTTTTTATACGCCACTACAGACCTTGCCGCGATGAAATACCGTGTCTCGAAGCTGGGAGCCGAGCGAATTGTTTATGTAACTGACGCGAGGCAGAAACTGCATTTTGAGATGCTTTTTGATGTGGCAAAGTCCGCCGGTATCGCCGGCGAAGAAACCGAGCTTTCCCATGTAACATTTGGGACAATGCTGGGCAATGACGGTAAACCTTTCAAGACCCGCTCGGGTGATAATGTTAAACTAAAGGACCTTCTCGAAGAGGCGGTTGAGAGGGCGGCAAAGGTTGTGGATGAGAAAAATGCAGGTCTTGAGCCGCAGTTAAAGGCCAGAATCGCCGCCGCGGTGGGGATAGGAGCGGTCAAATACTCCGATTATTCCAACAACCGTACAACGGATTACATTTTCAGTTTTGACAAGATGCTCGCAATGGAGGGCAACACCGCTCCATACATGCAGTATGCCTGCGCACGTGTCAAATCGATAGAGCGCAAAGCAGCCCAGAAAGGTTTTGATACAGACAAAATAATCGCATCAATCGATAAATTCCATCTTGAAGATGATTTTGAGCTTGATTTAGCTAAACACCTGTTGACTTACAGCGAAGCGGTTTCTGCTGCCTCGCAGGACTACCGCCCGAATCTGCTTACCGGCTATTTGTATGAGCTGGCACAGAAATTCAGCGGGTTTTATACAAACTGCCCTGTTCTCACGGCCTCGCAGGAGTCGCTTGCGAGCCGGCTTGCACTTTGCAAACTTACTGAAGTGACACTCGAACACGGTTTGAAGAAAATTCTCAGAATTGATGTTCCTGAAAAGATGTAA